A single region of the Mycobacterium avium subsp. avium genome encodes:
- a CDS encoding DUF4129 domain-containing protein — protein MDKPTGRVVALIVLLLVVAAALRGYLPAQHDATRSEAGGRAALGLVVAILAVTLALIAVAIVARLKDPRAPAPPAGALSETLGAGRGRPTWRVLLIGLGVIVAWLLIVMLLARLFASHGLAPAPPPGTGASPPPHPAAPPAPPPQHPQRPRDGSQDTLGILLAGTVAILLMVVASAVAGARRRWRSPAPAVPDEPAENPAPQPHSESLARAAERGLAEMADLRRDPREAIIACYAAMERELAHVPGAVPQDFDTPSEVLARAVEHHALHADNAVQLVNLFTEARFSPHVMNEGHRDVAVRVLRLVLDELGSRSVA, from the coding sequence ATGGACAAGCCGACGGGGCGGGTCGTCGCCCTGATCGTTCTGTTGCTCGTGGTCGCCGCCGCCCTGCGCGGGTACCTGCCCGCCCAACACGACGCGACGCGCAGCGAGGCGGGCGGCCGGGCGGCGCTGGGCCTGGTGGTGGCCATCCTCGCGGTGACGCTGGCGCTGATCGCGGTCGCGATCGTCGCGCGGTTGAAGGACCCGCGGGCGCCGGCCCCGCCCGCCGGCGCGCTGTCGGAGACGCTGGGCGCCGGCAGGGGCCGCCCGACCTGGCGGGTGTTGCTGATCGGGCTCGGCGTGATCGTGGCCTGGCTGCTGATCGTGATGCTGTTGGCCCGGCTGTTCGCGTCGCACGGGCTCGCGCCCGCCCCGCCGCCCGGCACCGGTGCGTCGCCGCCACCGCACCCGGCGGCACCCCCGGCACCGCCGCCGCAGCACCCGCAGCGTCCGCGCGACGGGTCGCAGGACACGCTGGGCATCCTGCTCGCCGGCACCGTCGCGATACTGTTGATGGTCGTCGCCTCAGCGGTGGCCGGCGCGCGGCGCCGGTGGCGGTCGCCGGCACCGGCTGTCCCCGACGAACCGGCCGAAAACCCGGCGCCGCAACCACATTCGGAGTCGCTGGCGCGTGCGGCCGAACGCGGGTTGGCCGAGATGGCCGACCTGCGCCGCGACCCCCGCGAGGCCATCATCGCCTGCTACGCCGCGATGGAACGCGAACTGGCGCACGTTCCCGGTGCCGTGCCGCAGGACTTCGACACCCCCAGCGAGGTGCTGGCCCGCGCGGTGGAACACCATGCGCTGCACGCCGACAACGCCGTCCAGCTGGTGAACCTGTTCACCGAGGCGCGGTTCAGCCCGCACGTGATGAACGAGGGCCACCGCGACGTGGCGGTGCGGGTGTTGCGGCTGGTGCTCGACGAACTGGGGAGCCGGAGTGTCGCATGA
- a CDS encoding AAA family ATPase produces the protein MTLPAATTTAHCEAILDEIERVVVGKRNALRLILTAVLARGHILIEDLPGLGKTLIARSFAAALGLQFTRVQFTPDLLPADLLGSTIYDMQSGRFAFRAGPIFTNLLLADEINRTPPKTQAALLEAMAEGQVSIDGETHRLPKPFIVLATDNPIEYEGTYPLPEAQLDRFAIRLELRYLSERDETSMLRRRLERGSAEPAVNQVVDAHDLLAMRESVEQVTVHEDVLHYVVSLANATRHHPQVAVGASPRAELDLVQLARARALLLGRDYVIPEDVKALATAAVAHRITLRPEMWVRKIQGADVIGELLHRLPVPRTGAGPGQTG, from the coding sequence ATGACTCTGCCGGCCGCAACCACGACGGCACACTGCGAGGCGATTCTCGACGAGATAGAACGCGTGGTGGTGGGGAAACGCAACGCGCTGCGGCTGATCCTCACCGCGGTTCTGGCCCGCGGCCACATCCTCATCGAAGACCTTCCGGGACTGGGCAAGACGCTGATCGCGCGGTCCTTCGCCGCCGCGCTGGGCCTGCAATTCACCCGCGTGCAATTCACCCCCGACCTGCTACCCGCCGACCTGCTCGGCTCGACGATCTACGACATGCAGTCGGGCCGCTTCGCGTTCCGGGCCGGGCCCATCTTCACCAACCTGTTGCTGGCCGACGAGATCAACCGCACCCCGCCGAAGACGCAGGCGGCGCTGCTGGAGGCGATGGCCGAAGGCCAGGTCAGCATCGACGGCGAAACACACCGGCTGCCAAAGCCTTTCATCGTGCTGGCCACCGACAACCCGATCGAGTACGAGGGCACCTACCCGCTGCCCGAGGCGCAGCTGGACCGGTTCGCGATCCGGCTGGAGCTGCGCTACCTGTCCGAACGGGACGAGACGTCGATGCTGCGCCGGCGCCTGGAACGCGGATCGGCCGAACCGGCGGTCAACCAGGTCGTCGACGCGCACGACCTGCTGGCGATGCGCGAATCGGTCGAGCAGGTGACCGTGCACGAGGACGTGCTGCACTATGTGGTCTCGCTGGCCAACGCCACCCGGCACCACCCGCAGGTCGCGGTGGGCGCCAGCCCGCGCGCCGAACTGGACCTGGTGCAGCTGGCCCGCGCCCGGGCGCTGCTGCTCGGCCGCGACTACGTGATCCCCGAGGACGTCAAGGCGCTGGCCACCGCGGCCGTCGCGCACCGGATCACCCTGCGCCCGGAGATGTGGGTGCGCAAGATCCAGGGCGCCGACGTGATCGGCGAGCTGCTGCACCGGCTCCCGGTGCCCCGTACCGGCGCCGGGCCCGGGCAAACCGGATGA
- a CDS encoding DUF58 domain-containing protein: MATCAAFALAAAVIGARWQLIAFAAPLLGVLGTISWQPRVPAVAVHAEPDTQRCFEGEPAHVTVWGIEEQGPCAVRLTVPPVEGMELQFGESGSRRGKTVRATAQRWGRYHVAARVDVLARGGLLSGTALVDAAEVIVFPLTPPQPTPIPRTELLDRLGAHLTRHVGPGVEYADIRPYVPGDQLRAVNWAVSARRRQLHVTQRLTDRAADVVVLIDGYRQPAGPATQATERIVRGAAQVVQTALRHGDRAGIVALGGNRPRWLGADIGQRQFYRVLDTVLAAGDGFEHTTGTLAPRAAVPAGAIVIAFSTLLDTEFALALIDLRRRGHVVLAVDILEGSPFEDEQDPLVDRMWALQRSAMYRDMATVGVDIVWWPGDRGLEQSMGVLPDRRRRVRGRLRG; encoded by the coding sequence ATGGCCACCTGCGCGGCGTTCGCGTTGGCCGCGGCCGTGATCGGCGCCCGGTGGCAGCTGATCGCCTTCGCCGCGCCGCTGCTCGGGGTGCTGGGCACGATCAGCTGGCAGCCACGGGTGCCGGCGGTCGCCGTGCACGCCGAACCCGACACGCAGCGCTGCTTCGAGGGCGAGCCGGCGCACGTGACGGTGTGGGGGATCGAAGAGCAGGGCCCGTGCGCGGTCCGGCTGACGGTTCCGCCCGTCGAGGGAATGGAACTGCAGTTCGGCGAATCCGGTTCGCGCCGCGGCAAAACCGTGCGGGCCACCGCGCAGCGCTGGGGCCGCTACCACGTCGCGGCGCGGGTGGACGTGCTGGCCCGCGGCGGGTTGTTGAGCGGGACCGCGCTGGTGGACGCCGCCGAGGTGATCGTGTTTCCGCTGACGCCGCCGCAGCCGACGCCGATCCCGCGCACCGAGCTGCTGGACCGGTTGGGCGCCCACCTGACCCGGCATGTCGGGCCCGGCGTGGAATACGCCGACATTCGCCCCTACGTGCCCGGAGACCAACTGCGCGCAGTGAATTGGGCGGTGAGCGCGCGCCGCCGCCAGCTGCACGTGACCCAGCGGCTGACCGACCGCGCGGCCGACGTGGTGGTGCTGATCGACGGATACCGGCAGCCGGCGGGTCCGGCGACGCAGGCCACCGAGCGCATCGTGCGGGGCGCGGCCCAGGTGGTGCAAACCGCGCTGCGGCACGGTGATCGGGCCGGGATCGTCGCCCTGGGCGGCAACCGCCCGCGCTGGCTCGGCGCCGATATCGGGCAACGCCAGTTCTACCGGGTGCTCGACACCGTGCTGGCCGCCGGCGACGGATTCGAGCACACCACCGGCACGTTGGCGCCGCGCGCGGCGGTGCCCGCCGGGGCCATCGTCATCGCATTCTCCACCCTGCTCGACACCGAATTCGCCCTCGCCCTCATCGATCTGCGCCGGCGCGGCCACGTCGTGCTGGCGGTCGACATCCTCGAGGGTTCGCCGTTCGAGGACGAACAGGATCCGCTGGTGGATCGGATGTGGGCGCTGCAGCGCTCGGCGATGTACCGCGACATGGCCACCGTCGGCGTGGACATCGTGTGGTGGCCGGGCGACCGCGGTTTGGAACAGTCGATGGGTGTACTGCCCGATCGCCGCCGCCGGGTCCGGGGGAGGCTGCGTGGATAG
- a CDS encoding class I SAM-dependent methyltransferase: protein MGIDTSAITPEEETAFLTLQARAINNGWARPILPDPGAADAVTKIDYDFDGLGLVTPVVCQTSLRAKLLDDRVRAFIAQHADAVVVDLGAGLDDGYARVNPPDTVDWYSVELPGLAALRDKVMPPGPHEHTIGISVTDPEWISAIPADRPAIVIADGLFPFLNKEQIIAVMRAITDHFPAGQLAFNDYGRMVIGVWISKLFPQRMFKKVNQLRAFEGYNDPHTPERWNPKLTLVEETSLASVPEVDLFPTWLRIATRMAGWSKRTARSARILRFSF from the coding sequence ATGGGCATTGACACCAGCGCCATCACCCCGGAGGAAGAGACCGCATTTTTGACGTTGCAGGCCCGCGCGATCAACAACGGGTGGGCACGCCCCATCCTGCCCGACCCGGGTGCCGCCGATGCCGTGACAAAGATCGACTACGACTTCGACGGCCTGGGGCTCGTGACGCCCGTCGTTTGTCAAACATCCCTGCGCGCAAAACTTCTCGACGACCGGGTGCGCGCGTTCATCGCCCAACACGCCGATGCCGTGGTGGTCGATCTGGGCGCCGGGCTCGACGACGGGTACGCCCGTGTCAATCCGCCGGACACCGTCGACTGGTACAGCGTCGAGCTGCCCGGGCTGGCGGCCCTGCGCGACAAAGTGATGCCACCGGGACCTCACGAACACACCATCGGAATCTCCGTGACCGACCCCGAGTGGATATCGGCGATTCCGGCGGACCGCCCCGCCATCGTCATCGCCGACGGATTGTTCCCCTTCCTCAACAAGGAGCAGATCATCGCGGTGATGCGCGCGATCACCGATCACTTCCCCGCCGGACAGCTGGCGTTCAACGACTACGGACGCATGGTGATTGGCGTATGGATCTCGAAGTTGTTCCCGCAGCGGATGTTCAAGAAGGTGAACCAGCTCCGTGCGTTCGAGGGTTACAACGACCCGCACACGCCGGAACGCTGGAACCCCAAACTCACCCTCGTCGAGGAGACCAGCCTGGCGAGTGTGCCCGAGGTGGACCTGTTTCCGACGTGGTTGCGGATCGCGACACGGATGGCGGGGTGGAGCAAGCGGACGGCACGGTCCGCGCGCATCCTGAGGTTCAGCTTTTAG
- a CDS encoding TetR/AcrR family transcriptional regulator has protein sequence MTTTDPDDLTARARIRHAALREFGEKGYEGATIRSIAAAAGVSSGLLRHHFGSKQELRQACDDYLVKTMRDLNAQVQDNAKRGDVHYVSARIRLGQYQDYITRALVEGGAGELFDALVSMTEEWLASADEHRAEPADVDAKSRATLITAMALAIPLLRQHVSRGLGVDISTEQGDLRVAAILVDIYSNPLLTPEQAKSARDDLAGRLSAAAGPPGRPGRAAAAGRRPAPR, from the coding sequence ATGACCACGACAGATCCCGACGATCTCACCGCCCGCGCCCGCATCAGGCACGCGGCGCTGCGCGAGTTCGGCGAAAAGGGATACGAAGGGGCGACCATCCGCAGCATCGCCGCGGCGGCAGGGGTGTCGTCCGGGTTGCTGCGGCACCACTTCGGCTCCAAGCAGGAGCTTCGTCAAGCCTGCGACGACTACCTCGTCAAAACCATGCGCGACCTCAACGCCCAGGTGCAGGACAACGCCAAACGTGGTGACGTGCACTACGTTTCAGCCCGTATTCGCCTCGGCCAATACCAGGACTACATCACCCGCGCCCTGGTTGAGGGCGGCGCCGGTGAGTTGTTCGACGCGCTGGTGTCGATGACCGAGGAATGGCTTGCCTCGGCCGATGAACATCGGGCCGAGCCCGCCGATGTCGACGCCAAGTCGCGCGCCACCCTCATCACCGCGATGGCTCTTGCCATACCGCTGCTGCGGCAACACGTCTCGCGCGGCCTGGGCGTGGACATCAGCACAGAGCAGGGCGATCTGCGGGTCGCGGCCATCCTGGTCGACATCTATTCGAATCCGTTGTTGACGCCCGAGCAGGCCAAGTCTGCCCGCGACGACCTCGCCGGCCGACTCAGTGCAGCAGCTGGGCCGCCTGGTCGGCCAGGTCGAGCAGCGGCTGCGGGAAGACGCCCAGCGCCACGGTGA
- the nuoN gene encoding NADH-quinone oxidoreductase subunit NuoN, with amino-acid sequence MTLPTPSIQYFLLCPTLIVFGVAVAGVLAEAFLPRRIRYTAQVTLALGGLVAALFAVIEVAESLPASGRAAVLGAMAIDRPTLYLQGTVLLVAVMAVIFIAERTQTKSDSKVAVVAGSGGLDSFTPQASAVPDSDAEREAERAGAAQTELFPLAMLSVGGMMVFPASNDLLTMFVALEVLSLPLYLMCGLARHRRLLSQEAAMKYFLLGAFSSAFFLYGVALLYGATGTLLLTGIRDALITRGDTSLALVGVALLSVGLLFKVGAVPFHSWIPDVYQGAPTPITGFMAAATKVAAFGALLRVVYVALPPLHDQWRPVLWTISILTMAVGTITAVNQSDVKRMLAYSSVAHVGFILTGVIADNHTGLSATLFYLLAYSFSTVGAFAIVALIRDADGVEDATLSHWAGLGQRSPIVGVMFSMFLLAFAGIPLTSGFVSKLAVFKAAAQGGAVPLVIVGVVASGVAAYFYVRVIVSMFFTEATEDTPHVVAPGILSKAAIAVCAAVTVALGVFPQPLLDLADQAAQLLH; translated from the coding sequence ATGACCCTGCCCACCCCGAGCATCCAGTACTTCCTGCTGTGCCCGACGCTGATCGTGTTCGGCGTCGCCGTGGCCGGTGTTCTGGCGGAAGCGTTCCTGCCCAGGCGGATTCGCTACACCGCCCAGGTGACGCTGGCTCTGGGCGGTCTGGTCGCCGCACTGTTCGCCGTGATCGAGGTGGCCGAGTCCCTCCCGGCCTCCGGGCGGGCCGCGGTGCTGGGCGCCATGGCCATCGACCGCCCGACGCTGTACCTGCAGGGCACCGTGCTGCTGGTCGCGGTGATGGCGGTGATCTTCATCGCCGAACGCACCCAGACCAAGTCGGACAGCAAGGTTGCGGTGGTGGCGGGATCGGGCGGCCTGGACTCGTTCACCCCGCAGGCCTCGGCGGTGCCCGACAGCGACGCCGAGCGGGAGGCCGAGCGCGCCGGCGCGGCCCAGACCGAGCTGTTCCCGCTGGCCATGCTGTCGGTCGGCGGCATGATGGTCTTCCCCGCGTCCAACGATCTGCTGACCATGTTCGTCGCGCTGGAAGTGCTGTCGCTGCCGCTGTATCTGATGTGCGGCCTGGCCCGGCACCGGCGGCTGCTGTCGCAGGAAGCGGCCATGAAATACTTTCTGCTGGGCGCCTTTTCGTCCGCGTTCTTCCTCTACGGTGTGGCGCTGCTCTACGGTGCGACCGGCACCCTGCTGCTGACCGGTATCCGCGATGCGCTCATCACCCGCGGTGACACCTCGCTGGCCCTGGTGGGCGTCGCGCTGCTGTCGGTCGGACTGCTGTTCAAGGTCGGCGCCGTCCCGTTCCACTCCTGGATACCCGACGTGTATCAGGGTGCGCCCACGCCGATCACCGGGTTCATGGCGGCGGCCACCAAGGTCGCGGCTTTCGGTGCCTTGCTGCGGGTGGTCTACGTCGCGCTGCCGCCGCTGCACGATCAGTGGCGTCCGGTGCTGTGGACCATCTCGATCCTGACCATGGCGGTGGGCACCATCACCGCGGTGAATCAGAGCGACGTCAAACGGATGCTGGCGTATTCGTCGGTCGCCCACGTCGGGTTCATCCTGACCGGGGTGATCGCCGACAACCACACCGGCCTGTCGGCCACCCTGTTCTACCTGCTGGCCTACAGCTTCTCCACCGTCGGCGCGTTCGCCATCGTCGCCCTGATCCGCGACGCCGACGGGGTCGAGGACGCCACCCTGTCGCACTGGGCGGGGCTGGGTCAGCGCTCTCCCATTGTGGGCGTGATGTTTTCGATGTTCTTGCTGGCGTTCGCCGGGATCCCGTTGACCAGTGGCTTCGTCAGCAAGCTGGCCGTGTTCAAGGCCGCCGCCCAGGGCGGCGCCGTGCCCCTGGTGATCGTCGGTGTGGTCGCCAGCGGGGTCGCCGCCTACTTCTACGTGCGGGTGATCGTGTCGATGTTCTTCACCGAGGCCACCGAGGATACCCCGCACGTGGTGGCGCCGGGCATCTTGAGCAAGGCCGCGATCGCGGTGTGCGCCGCGGTCACCGTGGCGCTGGGCGTCTTCCCGCAGCCGCTGCTCGACCTGGCCGACCAGGCGGCCCAGCTGCTGCACTGA
- a CDS encoding NADH-quinone oxidoreductase subunit M produces MNQLPWLSILWLVPLAGSVLIILMPPGLRQLAKWTGLVFGVLTLAVAIVVTAGFKTGGAPYQFVEKHQWIPAFGAGYTLGVDGIAVVLVLLTAVLIPVLQVAGWNDGGDRQRGVHAYVALTLAIESMVLVSVIALDVLLFYVFFEAMLIPMYFLIGGFGAGSGRSRAAVKFLLYNLFGGLIMLAAVIGLYVVTSQHGAGTFDFRDIVAGVASGRYGADPAVSKALFLGFMFAFAIKAPLWPFHRWLPDAAVEATPATAVLMMAVMDKVGTFGMLRYCLQLFPDAATYFRPLIVVLAVIGVIYGAIVAIGQADVMRLIAYTSISHFGFIILGIFVMTSQGQSGSTLYMLNHGLSTAAVFLIAGFLISRHGGSRAIADYGGVQKVAPVLAGTFLVSAMATLSLPGLAPFVSEFLVLLGTFNRYWLAAAFGVTALVLSAVYMLWLYQRMMTGPVAGGNEKIGDLRARELVVVAPLIALLLVLGIYPKPVLDIINPAVENTMTTIGQHDPAPSVPMGTPRTAEGRR; encoded by the coding sequence GTGAATCAGCTGCCCTGGCTGAGCATCCTGTGGCTGGTGCCGCTGGCCGGCTCGGTACTGATCATCCTGATGCCGCCCGGGCTGCGGCAGCTCGCCAAGTGGACCGGCCTGGTGTTCGGGGTGCTGACCCTGGCGGTGGCGATCGTGGTCACCGCCGGCTTCAAAACCGGCGGCGCCCCCTATCAGTTCGTCGAAAAACACCAGTGGATCCCGGCTTTCGGCGCCGGCTACACGCTGGGCGTGGACGGCATCGCGGTGGTGCTGGTGCTGCTGACCGCGGTGCTGATCCCGGTGCTGCAGGTGGCCGGCTGGAACGACGGCGGCGATAGGCAGCGCGGTGTGCACGCCTACGTCGCCCTGACGCTGGCCATCGAGTCGATGGTGCTGGTCTCGGTGATCGCCCTGGACGTGTTGCTGTTCTACGTGTTCTTCGAGGCGATGCTCATCCCGATGTACTTCCTGATCGGCGGCTTCGGCGCCGGATCGGGCAGGTCGCGGGCGGCGGTGAAGTTCTTGCTGTACAACCTGTTCGGCGGGCTCATCATGCTGGCCGCGGTGATCGGGCTGTACGTGGTGACTTCCCAGCACGGGGCCGGCACGTTCGACTTCCGCGACATCGTGGCCGGGGTGGCCTCCGGCCGCTACGGCGCCGACCCGGCGGTGTCCAAGGCGCTGTTCCTCGGCTTCATGTTCGCGTTCGCGATCAAGGCGCCGCTGTGGCCGTTCCACCGCTGGCTGCCCGACGCCGCGGTCGAGGCGACGCCGGCGACCGCGGTGCTGATGATGGCGGTGATGGACAAGGTCGGCACGTTCGGCATGCTGCGCTACTGCCTGCAGCTGTTCCCCGACGCCGCAACGTATTTCCGCCCGCTGATCGTGGTGCTGGCGGTCATCGGGGTGATCTACGGGGCGATCGTCGCCATCGGTCAGGCCGACGTCATGCGCCTGATCGCCTACACCTCGATCTCGCACTTCGGGTTCATCATCCTGGGCATCTTCGTGATGACCAGCCAGGGCCAGAGCGGCTCGACGCTCTACATGCTCAACCACGGCCTGTCCACCGCGGCGGTGTTCCTGATCGCCGGGTTCCTGATATCGCGGCACGGCGGCAGCCGGGCTATCGCCGACTACGGCGGCGTGCAGAAGGTGGCGCCGGTGCTGGCCGGCACCTTCCTGGTTTCGGCCATGGCCACCCTCTCGCTGCCCGGTCTGGCGCCGTTCGTCAGCGAATTCCTGGTCCTGCTGGGCACTTTCAACCGATATTGGCTGGCGGCCGCGTTCGGGGTCACCGCGCTGGTGCTCTCCGCGGTGTACATGTTGTGGCTCTACCAGCGCATGATGACCGGACCGGTGGCCGGCGGCAACGAGAAGATCGGCGATCTGCGGGCCCGGGAGTTGGTCGTGGTGGCGCCGCTGATCGCGCTGCTGCTGGTGCTCGGCATCTATCCCAAGCCGGTGCTCGACATCATCAACCCCGCCGTCGAGAACACCATGACCACCATCGGTCAGCACGACCCCGCTCCGAGCGTGCCGATGGGCACGCCGCGGACAGCCGAAGGACGGCGATGA
- the nuoL gene encoding NADH-quinone oxidoreductase subunit L: MTHYTPLLVALPLAGAAILLFGGRRTDRWGHWLGCATAVAAFVVGVGLLDELLGRPADQRAIHERVFSWIPVGQLQVDLGLQIDQLSVCFVLLITGVGSLIHIYSVAYMAEDADRRRFFGYLNLFLASMLLLVIADNYVVLYVGWEGVGLASYLLIGFWYHKPTAATAAKKAFVMNRVGDAGLALGMFLMFSTFGTLSYAGVFAGAPAAGRGALTAMGLLLLLGACAKSAQVPLQAWLGDAMEGPTPVSALIHAATMVTAGVYLIVRSNPLYNLSPDAQLAVVIVGAVTLLLGAFIGCAKDDIKRALAASTMSQIGYMVLAAGLGPAGYAFAIMHLLTHGFFKAGLFLGSGAVIHAMHEEQDMRRYGGLRAALPVTFVTFGLGYLAIIGVPPFAGFFSKDAIIEAALAAGGVRGYLLGGAALLGAGVTAFYMTRVMLMTFFGEKRWAPGSHPHEAPGLMTWPMILLAVGSVFSGGLFAVGGTLQRWLEPVVGRHEEVTHAVPVWISTALALGVVAVGIAVAYRLYATAPIPRVAPLSVSPLTTAVRNDFYGDAFNEEVFMRPGAQLTHALVEVDDAGVDGSVNALAALVSATSNRLRGLQTGFARNYALSMLTGAVLVIALILAVRLW, encoded by the coding sequence ATGACTCACTACACTCCGCTGCTGGTGGCGCTGCCGCTGGCGGGTGCCGCGATCCTGTTGTTCGGCGGGCGACGCACCGACCGGTGGGGGCATTGGCTGGGTTGCGCCACCGCCGTGGCGGCGTTCGTGGTCGGCGTCGGCCTGCTGGATGAGTTGCTCGGCCGTCCCGCCGACCAGCGCGCCATCCACGAAAGGGTGTTCAGCTGGATCCCGGTCGGCCAGCTGCAGGTGGACCTGGGGCTGCAGATCGACCAGCTGTCGGTGTGTTTCGTGTTGCTGATCACCGGCGTGGGGTCGCTGATCCACATCTACTCGGTGGCCTACATGGCCGAAGATGCCGACCGCCGAAGGTTTTTCGGCTACCTCAACCTGTTCCTGGCGTCCATGCTGCTGCTGGTGATCGCCGACAACTACGTGGTGCTCTACGTCGGCTGGGAGGGCGTGGGCCTGGCGTCCTACCTGCTGATCGGGTTCTGGTACCACAAGCCGACGGCGGCCACCGCGGCCAAGAAGGCGTTCGTGATGAACCGGGTCGGCGACGCCGGGCTGGCATTGGGAATGTTCTTGATGTTCAGCACTTTCGGGACGCTGTCCTACGCCGGGGTGTTCGCGGGGGCGCCGGCGGCCGGTCGGGGCGCGCTGACCGCGATGGGTCTGCTGTTGCTGCTGGGGGCCTGTGCCAAATCCGCACAGGTGCCGCTGCAGGCCTGGCTGGGCGACGCCATGGAGGGCCCCACCCCGGTGTCCGCGCTGATCCACGCCGCCACCATGGTGACCGCGGGCGTGTACCTGATCGTGCGGTCCAACCCGCTGTACAACCTGTCGCCGGATGCGCAACTGGCGGTGGTGATCGTGGGTGCGGTCACCTTGCTGCTGGGTGCCTTCATCGGCTGCGCCAAGGACGACATCAAGCGGGCGCTGGCGGCTTCGACCATGAGCCAGATCGGCTACATGGTGCTGGCCGCCGGGTTGGGCCCGGCCGGCTACGCGTTCGCGATCATGCATCTGCTGACCCACGGGTTCTTCAAAGCCGGCCTGTTCCTCGGCTCCGGCGCGGTGATCCACGCGATGCACGAGGAGCAGGACATGCGGCGCTACGGCGGGCTGCGGGCCGCGCTGCCGGTCACGTTCGTCACCTTCGGGTTGGGCTACCTGGCCATCATCGGGGTGCCGCCGTTCGCGGGCTTCTTCTCCAAGGACGCCATCATCGAGGCCGCGCTGGCCGCCGGCGGCGTCCGCGGGTACCTGCTCGGCGGGGCGGCGCTGCTGGGCGCCGGCGTCACCGCGTTCTACATGACCCGGGTGATGCTGATGACCTTCTTCGGCGAAAAGCGTTGGGCCCCAGGCAGCCATCCGCACGAGGCGCCGGGGCTGATGACCTGGCCGATGATCCTGCTGGCCGTCGGGTCGGTGTTCTCCGGCGGACTGTTCGCGGTGGGCGGCACGCTGCAGCGCTGGCTGGAGCCGGTGGTCGGCAGGCACGAAGAGGTGACTCACGCCGTCCCGGTGTGGATCAGCACCGCGCTGGCGCTGGGCGTCGTGGCCGTCGGCATCGCGGTGGCCTACCGGCTCTACGCCACCGCGCCCATCCCCAGGGTGGCGCCGTTGTCGGTGTCGCCGCTGACCACGGCGGTCCGTAACGACTTCTACGGCGATGCCTTCAACGAGGAGGTGTTCATGCGCCCCGGCGCGCAACTGACCCACGCGCTCGTCGAGGTCGACGACGCGGGCGTCGACGGCTCGGTCAACGCACTGGCGGCGTTGGTGAGCGCGACGTCGAATCGCTTGCGGGGCCTGCAAACCGGCTTCGCCCGCAACTATGCCCTGTCGATGCTGACCGGCGCCGTGCTGGTGATCGCGCTGATCCTGGCGGTGCGGCTGTGGTGA
- the nuoK gene encoding NADH-quinone oxidoreductase subunit NuoK has translation MNPINYLYLSALLFTIGAAGVLLRRNAIVMFMCVELMLNAVNLAFVTFARMHGHLDGQMIAFFTMVVAACEVVIGLAIIMTIFRTRKSASVDDANLLKG, from the coding sequence GTGAATCCCATCAACTACCTGTATCTCTCGGCGCTGCTGTTCACCATCGGGGCGGCCGGTGTGTTGTTGCGCCGCAACGCCATCGTGATGTTCATGTGCGTCGAGCTGATGCTCAACGCGGTCAACCTGGCGTTCGTCACGTTCGCCCGGATGCACGGCCACCTGGACGGGCAGATGATCGCGTTCTTCACGATGGTGGTCGCCGCCTGCGAGGTGGTCATCGGCCTGGCCATCATCATGACCATTTTCCGTACCCGCAAATCGGCGTCCGTCGACGACGCGAACCTACTCAAAGGCTGA